From a region of the Candida albicans SC5314 chromosome 1, complete sequence genome:
- a CDS encoding uncharacterized protein (Has domain(s) with predicted DNA binding activity, role in DNA recombination, DNA repair, DNA replication and nucleus localization) — MEASNIRIDGTLLQANKNKLVRVMGKCESFDHASNQAIIVCNGTIKLDLSQVTDSPLEIHKNYEIIGKVSGDELKIFVYSVIELSDNLDINAASKLAQYAQKVSELYRYD; from the coding sequence ATGGAAGCTTCAAATATCAGAATAGACGGAACATTATTACAAGCCAATAAGAACAAACTTGTCAGAGTGATGGGCAAATGTGAATCATTTGATCATGCTTCGAATCAAGCCATCATAGTGTGCAACGGAACTATCAAGTTAGATTTATCACAAGTTACAGATTCCCCATTAGAGATTCATAAGAACTACGAAATCATTGGAAAGGTCAGTGGTGATGAATTAAAGATTTTTGTGTACTCTGTCATAGAGTTGAGCGATAATTTGGATATAAATGCTGCTTCAAAGTTGGCTCAATATGCTCAAAAAGTATCTGAATTATACAGATACGATTAA
- the DOA1 gene encoding Doa1p (WD repeat protein; required for ubiquitin-mediated protein degradation; role in control of cellular ubiquitin levels; may promote efficient NHEJ in postdiauxic/stationary phase; Spider biofilm repressed), which translates to MSYKLSSTLLGHEQDVKDVATTEYGGLVSVSRDGTTRIWSDIYTTHSEATIVFHSPTNSFINSVACINGLIASGGQDTMIYLSDEHGEDKYQLIGHEGNVCSMSYSHGQLISSSWDCTAIVWNLKEFVPKYILSGHESSVWDCQVLGEDHYLTCSADKTIRFWHGKSEVKQFVGHSDVIRKLLILEGGEQFLSCSNDGTIKLWDLQTGKNLQTFYGHESFVYDLALIANGKFVSTGEDRTVRIWDLATGNVLQVITLPCISVWCVTALPNGDFAVGGSDNLVRVFTAHPEKVAPEEELLKFKEAVQSSSIAEQSLDDLKKTDIPGYEALSQPGKQEGSTIMVKNPDNGTIEAHQWSGGEWHKIGDVVGSSSSGKKQTYQGKEYDFVFDVDIKDGEPPLKLPYNVNDNPYTVAEKFLSDNDLPASYTDEVVRFLQKNTEGVSLQESTNDSNNPSAGRVIDPYSDAYNKQQKQQGNLALKVIPSKSYIYFTDYKRESLVNGLKKLNSSQDSELQLSDQDFLAVESSLSELNSKQALELITKYCSHIIRKWTASAKLIGFDLLRVSIPKVTTVDILTSTDAAEIILDVVNLGLENINVENPALLMMILKVLNNLVGTTLFVQLYIDPCGTDNKLYEYNTFFQNLLKKLQNSTAKLTQSAKLYTSTMTALTTLVYNLSAYQLQTSALKNNMGSAKPVIEFMDNLGNQIVASSSEAAYRLAVAYGNFKYGKLYTNETPSWLAEAGTLYAINGEQRFLDIAEDLKNI; encoded by the coding sequence ATGTCTTACAAACTTAGTTCTACTTTACTTGGTCACGAACAGGATGTCAAAGATGTTGCCACTACTGAATATGGTGGATTAGTTTCTGTACTGAGAGATGGTACAACAAGAATCTGGTCAGATATTTATACAACTCATTCTGAGGCAACCATTGTTTTCCATTCACCAACCAACtcatttattaattcaGTAGCATGTATCAATGGTTTGATTGCTAGTGGAGGCCAAGATACCATGATTTATTTAAGCGATGAACATGGTGAGgataaatatcaattaatcgGACATGAAGGAAATGTGTGCTCAATGTCTTATTCTCATGGCCAATTGATTTCCAGTTCTTGGGATTGTACTGCAATTGTATGgaatttaaaagaatttgttCCTAAATACATATTATCAGGACACGAGTCTTCAGTATGGGATTGTCAAGTATTGGGAGAAGATCACTATTTAACTTGTAGTGCCGATAAAACCATCAGATTTTGGCACGGAAAATCGGAAGtaaaacaatttgttgGCCACCTGGATGTGATTagaaaattgttgattttagAAGGTGGGGAACAATTTTTGTCTTGTTCAAACGATGGCACTATCAAATTGTGGGACCTCCAAACAGGGAAGAACTTGCAAACATTTTATGGCCACGAATCCTTTGTTTACGATTTAGCATTAATAGCTAACGGCAAGTTTGTATCTACGGGTGAAGATAGAACAGTCAGAATATGGGATTTAGCAACAGGGAATGTGTTGCAAGTCATTACTTTGCCATGTATATCTGTATGGTGTGTGACTGCATTACCAAATGGTGATTTTGCAGTGGGTGGCTCTGATAATTTGGTCAGAGTTTTCACAGCTCACCCTGAAAAGGTTGCTCCTGAAGAAGAGTTGTTGAAGTTTAAAGAGGCTGTTCAGTCATCTTCAATTGCAGAGCAGTCGCtagatgatttgaaaaaaactGACATTCCTGGGTATGAGGCATTATCACAGCCTGGTAAACAGGAAGGGTCCACCATTATGGTTAAGAATCCTGACAATGGAACAATTGAAGCACACCAATGGTCTGGTGGAGAATGGCACAAAATTGGTGACGTTGTTGGATCTTCGAGCAGCGGCAAAAAGCAGACTTACCAGGGGAAAGAATATgactttgtttttgatgTCGATATAAAGGATGGCGAGCCACCATTGAAATTACCATATAACGTAAATGATAATCCATATACTGTGGCAGAAAAGTTCTTAAGTGACAACGATTTGCCTGCATCCTACACTGATGAAGTTGTTAGATTTTTGCAGAAAAATACAGAAGGGGTGAGCTTACAGGAAAGCACCAATGACTCGAACAACCCAAGTGCTGGAAGAGTTATTGATCCTTATTCTGATGCTTATAATAAGCAACAAAAGCAACAAGGGAACTTGGCTTTGAAAGTGATTCCTTCCAAGTCTTATATTTACTTCACCGATTACAAAAGGGAACTGTTAGTGAATGGActcaaaaaattaaaccTGTCCCAGGATTCCGAGTTGCAGTTATCGGATCAAGACTTTTTGGCTGTTGAGTCTTCTTTACTGGAATTGAATTCTAAGCAAGCGCTAGAATTAATCACCAAGTATTGCAGTCAtattattagaaaatgGACAGCTTCTGCAAAATTGATTGGGTTTGATTTATTGAGAGTCAGTATTCCCAAGGTGACAACAGTTGATATATTAACATCAACTGATGCTGCTGAGATAATTTTAGATGTTGTGAATTTAGGATTGGAAAACATAAATGTGGAAAATCCAGCActtttgatgatgattctCAAAGTGTTGAACAATTTAGTTGGAACCACGTTGTTCGTTCAGTTGTACATTGACCCTTGTGGCACTGACAATAAATTATACGAATACAATACGTTTTTCCAGAACTTGTTAAAGAAGTTACAGAATAGCACTGCCAAATTGACACAGCTGGCAAAATTATATACATCTACGATGACAGCATTAACAACATTGGTGTATAATTTATCGGCATATCAATTGCAAACCAGtgcattgaaaaataacatGGGATCTGCCAAGCCGGTTATCGAATTTATGGATAATTTAGGTAATCAGATTGTTGCTTCCTCAAGCGAGGCTGCTTATCGGTTAGCAGTTGCGTAtggtaatttcaaatatggAAAATTATACACTAACGAAACCCCTTCATGGTTAGCTGAAGCAGGAACTCTTTACGCAATTAATGGCGAACAACGATTCCTTGATATCGCAGaagatttaaaaaatatataa
- a CDS encoding uncharacterized protein (WD repeat domain protein; Hap43-repressed gene; flow model biofilm induced), giving the protein MNILLADHQRRSIRVVKLSKRSSETLDIDIKGEICRPTTTLPNNHVTKILTFKFQNNFHLVILRSNGSIQLYTKTANSKYYTLFKDWKNNLMNSHTDMIVALDVLNNQYLYSCSRDGKLIIRDLINDDADKSYEVFMLMDGIGKIDLKLDKFTNTISVATCGKNSDLRLYTIDLELDNASKGNSKDPDQSDLTYVQSFRNRPLRRSFTTLSLEAPFLSAVIPPPRNTERRHSKVLTPYWQSITPLYEYVYNSDPTDQISQWMSSVCFVKGNDYIICGSQMGELIIYNPVKDISPVFKKRISQFSIQNIEQIDSDLIIFSDSMSRIIIFSISKRKIVLQFSQLDFGPFLHLKYILPHAFRRKTNDQVVTFDDIYVLSTTIDQRLVVYKLTDSGSSELLLSAKILKGMIFSATLLQSVSEYDQFRNLFGGDDEGPSAPTIIKKRKLSSNSYALMTNNNGSGHSQKSKMSFIETQDNTLANTSSSSSQTESEDDNGESFEYTNVEKHKEATK; this is encoded by the exons ATGAATATTCTTCTTGCAGACCATCAAAGAAGGAGTATAAGAG TTGTCAAATTATCGAAAAGGTCTAGCGAGACATTGGACATTGACATAAAGGGGGAGATATGCCGACCAACTACCACTTTGCCGAACAACCACGTAACAAAAATACTCACGTTCAAGTTCCAGAACAATTTCCATTTGGTCATATTGAGAAGCAATGGctcaattcaattgtacACCAAAACTGCAAACTCAAAATACTACACTTTATTCAAGGATTGGAAGAATAATCTAATGAACAGCCACACCGACATGATTGTTGCTCTTGATGTGTTGAACAATCAGTATCTTTATAGCTGTTCACGAGATggaaaattgattataagAGATTTGATAAATGACGACGCCGATAAAAGTTATGAAGTGTTCATGCTCATGGATGGTATCGGTAAGATTGATTTAAAGTTGGATAAATTTACAAACACAATTTCGGTTGCTACATGTGGGAAAAATAGTGACCTTAGATTGTATACAATTGACTTGGAGCTAGACAATGCAAGTAAGGGAAATTCAAAAGATCCTGATCAATCGGATTTGACATATGTACAAAGTTTCAGAAATAGACCACTTAGAAGATCTTTCACGACTTTGAGTTTGGAGGCTCCCTTTTTGTCAGCCGTCATACCACCACCGCGGAATACCGAGAGGCGACATTCAAAAGTATTGACGCCGTATTGGCAGTCGATTACACCATTGTATGAATATGTTTACAATCTGGATCCCACAGACCAAATTTCTCAATGGATGTCTAGTGTATGTTTTGTTAAAGGAAATGACTACATAATCTGCGGGAGTCAAATGGGAGAGctaataatttacaatcCCGTCAAAGATATCTCACCAGTGTTCAAGAAACGGATTTCTCAGTTTTccattcaaaatattgaacaaatcGACAGtgatttgataatttttagCGATTCCATGAGTagaatcattatttttctgATAAGCAAACGGAAGATTGTATTACAATTCCTGCAATTGGATTTTGGTCCATTTCTTCATCTAAAATACATCTTGCCACATGCttttagaagaaaaacTAATGATCAGGTGGTTACTTTTGATGATATCTACGTGTTGAGTACAACTATAGATCAGCGGTTAGttgtttataaattgaCAGATAGTGGTTCCAGTGAACTATTGTTGTCAGccaaaatattgaaaggAATGATATTTTCAGCAACGTTATTGCAGTCGGTGTCTGAGTATGATCAATTCAGGAATTTGTTTGGCGGTGACGACGAAGGGCCAAGTGCTCctacaattattaaaaagCGAAAGCTTTCATCAAACTCATATGCTTTGATGacaaacaacaatggtCTGGGGCATAGTCAGAAGAGTAAGATGTCTTTTATTGAAACGCAGGATAATACGCTAGCGAACACGAGCTCGTCGTCTTCTCAAACTGAATCGGAGGATGATAATGGTGAGAGTTTTGAGTACACAAATGTGGAGAAACACAAAGAAGCAACTAAGTGA